The genomic stretch ctatgctatgacccttactaataggggtttaggtgttgggtgatcggggctccttgttgcctatgggggagagaggtcaGGTTAGGGATGATCATTGATCATCGGGGTCCTCCACTGGTGGTCTTGGTGGGTTCGACTggcgtaggctccctggtgataataaaggtttcattgtggctATAAGTTAAGTGAGCCACAGTATCTCCTGAGTTATTATAGTAGCATATAGCCCAACTTAGACTGTGTGACTATGTGTGATTATGTGTTAgtgcattccccttcccctcactggctcagtggagctaaccccctgtgtacatattcttttagattttgatgcagatggtggttatCTGGCTGGTCTCAAGGCCCAGTCAGCTGATTATGATGGTATCGGCATGGAGGAACCTGATACTATGTCGGAGGAACACGGCGATGGATGCCcctgtgacgattgtgcctacgggccgtgttgatgttggggattgtcctatcttttaattcttttggGACATTGTGCCCGTTATGAACATTTGTCTGTaatactttatattcttttgagtagttacgtcatggtcagtcgACAAACAGTGTTAAACTTTATttgtatcacctagccagctgaacatataCTATCCGCTTGTAATTACTCTATCTTGAATGgagtttcccttctttttttgcaAATTATAATTATTATGTTTGACCTTACCTATTGACTGtagattgggacactgtgtcagtgatcctggtagcgAAAGGGGATGACGCacgtcatcctagtcaccccttgacTGTGCTTTATTCTTATCTGGAAATGGGGGCATGACAGCATGTTATCAGGGTGCGATGCTCTGCACCAAACATAGTCTAGcaaggactcttgatttactctacacaatagggtcTAAGTTAAAAGCTCTCAATGAAAATAATCGGAATGTGTGTGAAAtttagggagaagactagctagggtggAACCCGAGAACAATAGCAAGATAATAGGAACAACAGTAGAATTAAAgagcaaatatatatatatatatatatgttcaaCGGATGTGCAGCTGATTGCTTACATACTTGACCTCCCCTTGGAGGCGGGTACAGTACTTACAACCTAAAAAGGAATCCCAAAAGTCACAACTGGGTACCACAATTTCATActtgaacaaaaataaaagggggggggaaagaaaataaagttaaATTAAAAACATTGTCTCTGAAACAACCAGtcacaaacaaaagaaaagaagggaagatgCATAAAAACTTCTGCAACTCTAGAGCCTAGTCCTCCATCTCCTCATCACTGTCCTCATCCACTTCATCATTGTCTTCATAGTACATGTAGCGTTGATGTCGTGGATGTCTTTTTCCACCCTCTCAAAGTGGCGATCATATGCAGCAAACTGCCCTTGTATGCCCACGAACCCCTGCACCATATCTGAGTTGAGCTTGGTCATGTTGGTGTTCACCTGCACAAAGGCATCTAGGACAACACTCATGTCAGTGGTTCCTGAACTAGAAGCTCCTGCAGAAAATTGCACTGGTGATTCCTCTTCCTCAtcactcgcttcttctccctCATTCTCATCTAGGTTGACAGGCTGTCCATCACTGAAGGAATCATATGGAATCCGCATCCAAGCTAGGGCCTTGTGCCTAAATGGTTCCTCAAAGCTCTCTGTTGTCGCCTCATTGTTAAGATTGACCCTGAAATGCTGAAATACCCGGGTGAGAAATCTCCCGTAGGGTAAGGTCTTCTTCTTTCGAGATTTGAACAGTACTTGCTCCACGTGTCTGAGGATGACATAGGGTAGGCACACTTGAATACCCTCATAAAGGGAGTAGCCTAGAGCAGTAGCCATGAGAGAAGGCTCAGTGCTGTGGCCCTTGACCGGGACTATATTGGTCTTAGCCAACATAGTCAAGACCCTTTGTGACCTGCCAAACTCGGTCAAATTCACTCGATACTCAAACTTATCATTTGTGAGCATGGCGTACAAATGCTTGTACTCTGGTTTAGACAGACAGGAGTTTGGGTCCCTCCCTGGTTTGTGATAGACTCGATCTCCATTGGAGTCCACCCCAAGTATGGTTCCCAACTCCACCTCATTGAAGGAGATGTTTACTCCCGTCACAAAAGAGGTGATCTGGTGCCTTATTGCGTCCTCATGGGTGACTGTCATGTTGGAGTAGAAGTGCCTGACTAGCCTGGGGTAGTAAAACTTGGGAGGTGACAACATGTTGAACCACCCCAGCCTATCAAATGGTTGCCCCCCCTTGAAGGCAACCAATTCCTCTGCAATAGCTTCTCTCCCCACGAGAATCTTACTATTATGGAGGTGCTCATTGAATAGCTTCTCGGCTTCAATAGACACAAAGAGGCTGCCATCGAATGGTGCTGCTACTGCTGCGGGGGCCCGATTTCCCCTTTATCTTGGAGCCATTGTGATTTACTCACCTACACACAAACAATAGGAGACAATACATGTGTTTGGTTAGCCTAACTTTGACAAGAATACAAAATGTATGTAAATTTCAGCAATTGAACAAATGCTAACTAACCAAGagttataaaaaaataatttctaagGAAATGGAACTCCCTTGAACATGGGTTTAGGGAGAGGATCCCCAATAAACATTACTAAGAAatcaattaaacaaaataaccaaGCATACACAATATAAATAGCATGCAAATGTGAAGATTTGAAAGACATTTTTAAACACATCCAAGCTATAGAACTAGTTCTCCCCCAAAATAGTGGGAAATTGGGAGTTTTACCCTAACCATTTCCTAGGAAACCATTTGAATGATTCTCCTAGTATAGGTGTACCTAATAAATAAGCCTAGGTGTTTCTCCTTTAAAGGATTTCGAGAAAATATAGGATATAAGTctatttttacccaaaacaGTTAACTTGATTTCGGTTTTGGGCTGAGTATACCCAACCCTTGCCCTAATCGATGGGGGTGGGGATGATTTGGGGTGTTCACCTGTGATTGATAGCAATAGGATTAAGAAAATCACTATTCCATTGCCCTTCATGTTACTTAGTatagtaaaataaaaaggaaaagagaaaacaaacaaaaaccctaggGAAAACTAGAAACATACCCTGGAAAGCcaataatggaggaagaacTCTTACCTTGTGGTAGGAGGATTGATTCTTGTAGATGAAGGACCCAAATCTGTAAAAGAATGGCGAAGGAACTTCGAACGGATGAATCTGGGGCTCCCCTGCTCTGTGGTTCCGTCCTCTCCAAAAGAAGCCAACTGAGTTTAAAACttacggtttttttttttatgaaaatttggtGAACGGACGCATGAACTGATCCACTATCGTGGTTCCATCCAGCGTAAAAATGTAGATTTTTGTTCCTTGAATTGTATGGAACATTGAACGAAACCACGACCAAGGATCCGTCTGTAGTTCTATACGGCTCTGTGTTTTAGCCAACCTGGACACCCTGAGAACGGAGTCATGAACGGATTTACGTTATGAATCCGTCCAGCCTATTTTGGTGATGGAGTCACGAATGGAGTCATAGGACTGGTTTCGTCCGTGAATCCGTCCGTATTCTAAAGGGCTTTTGGCCTATGGCTCAGTTCTACCCTTAGGGCCTTGGTTCCTCCCCTGTGTGTTGTTATACACCTTGTACACTTCTTTTATGCTGGTCCCCTCGAGGCACTTTGCATtgcttccttttgttttctgtATGCTAACCCTGTGAAGCATCTTATTTATGACAGGTGTTGAAACATGGTCAACACCTACAACCGGAATtgttcccctcctagggatgacaCCGGTGATGTTTATGAAGAGCCTTTTCCTGTACCGCCCCCAGTTAATAGTAAAGTGGATGTTGCTGCACTCTTGGGGAACATGTTATGGGATATGCAACGGGAGCATCGAGAGGCACAACATGAGCAATGCAATTTCATGCAAAATGTGACCAATCATCTCCAAAATGTTGGTTGGGAAGGGCCACAAATACCTCCCCTGGTGCACGTAGCCCCTGCTCCCGTAGTTGCTGCCACACCTGCTATTCCTCCCTTGGCACCAGCTGCAGCTGAAGTTCCTATAGTGCAAGTAGTGCCAAATCCACCTCCCCTGCTCCGGCTGCCCCACAAGTCCAAAATGTGGTGCCAAAATGGGCTGATGCCTCTAAGCTTTCGGAGAAATTCTAGAAGCACCATCCTCCTACCTTCTACAAGCTGGTGCACGATTCTATATTTCTAGCCACCTGGATAAGGGACCTAGAGAGAATCTTTGAGGTACTGCAGTGTAATGACACCGACAAGATTCGATGCGCCACCTTCCAACTCTGAGGCGACGCTGATGCTTGGTGGCGTTCCTCAAAGGAACAATTCTGGGCCAAGTACCCAAATGCAGCATGGACTCAATTCACAGAGGCCTTTCTTGAGAATtactttccaaggaattttCAAGATAAGAAGGAAGTCGATTTCATGAACCTCAGCCAGGGATCCAAGTCAGTCCTTGAATATCAACAGGCCTTTGCGGAGCATTCCTATTTTACTTCAGAGCACATGAAGGCTGAGGGGGTCAAGGTTTGAGAGAGGACTAAGAGCCAACTTGAGTACATCTGTGGTGCTGCACAAGTACCCTACCTATGCGAAAGTGGTCCAAGCTGATAAGATGATTGAAGATCATCAGAGAGAGAACTATAGGGCTATACAAGTTGGCAAGAGGCCCACGTCATCTTATAACTCTAGGGGACCTAAATAAGTTCCAGTAGAGAGGGGCCTACATGACTGCAACTCCAATTTAGTCCCATAAACCTAATGTGGCCCAAGGACCTAAAGCTACATTGACTCCTTATTATGAGACCCAGACTCTCATATGTTACAACTGTAAGCAGTCTGATCACATGGTCAAGGATTGCCCACATCCATGACAGGCAGGTTCATGGCCAACGGTATCTTCTAAGGCACCCAAAGCAAAGGCAGCTGTTCGctcacttctcccttctctaGCCAACACAGCCCAGGGGCGAGTGTATTCTATCACTCATGAAGAAACCTAGGCTGACCCTGGTGTCATTTCAGGTATTGCACTCAACCACTTGAATGTGACTCTTTTATgttgagtttatcatgtttggctaTTCAGTGTTTGTCAGGCATGATTTTTGTATGTTCTCTACCTGCTTACGTGTTGTTTGACTCGGGAGCGTCACACTCCTTTATATCTCCTTCATTTTGCCGAGAAACTACCTATTAGACCGGGAAGTATGGAGTAGAAGCTGATAGTCAGTACACCGACGGGAAGCAAGGTCGAGCTTGACCAAATTTTCAATTCTTATCCTGTGCGAGTAAGTGGCCATAGGCTGGAGGATAGTTTGATAATCttggacatgaaggactttgacataattttgggaatggattggttggcTACTCATAGAGCCATCTTGATCTACGCAGAGAGGAAAGTACTCTTCAATCCAAAGGAGGGCAAGGAATTTGTGTTCAAGGGCAACAAAAGTAAGAAGCCTAAGAAAACTATCATGTCAGCTCTCCAAGTCCAAAAGTTGTTAGAAGAAGGTTTTCAGTGTTACTTAGCCTCCGTGTTGGACGAAGCAAGGATTACACATATAGAAGAGATAAGTGTGGTAAGAGACTTCACTGACGTCTTTCCAGAAGACCTCACACGATTACCACCGGACCAAAAGATGGAGTTTATGATAGACCTGGTGCCTGGTGCTGCCCTAGTGTCTAAGGCTCCCTACAGAATGGCCCCTTCAGAATTGaaagaacttcaagagcaacTGAATGACCTGTTAAAGAAGGGCTTCATTAAGCCAAGTGTTTCCCTGTGGGACGCACctattttatttataaagaagaaggatggtagtatgcatATGTGCATTGATTACCATGAACTTTACAAGCTTACGATCAAGAACTGGTATcgttgcctaggatcgatgacttATTCGATCAATTGCAAGGTGCAAAGGTGTTCTCAAAGATCGACCTTTATTCaaggtaccatcagttgaaaaTCAGGGGTAGTGACAACAATAAGACAACGTTCAGATCACAATATGGTCACTATGAGCTTCTGGTTATGTccttcgggttaaccaacggcCCGGCAGCtttatggagttaatgaacagggtgttgcatgacgtgctggataagtaCGTTAccatgtttattgatgacattctggtctACTCCAAGAGCGAATAGGACCACGGTGACCAGCTTCACTTCGTGCTGCAGCGCTTGAGGGAAAAGCAACTATACGCTAAATTCAACAAGTGCGAGTTCTGGTTGCAACAAGTGGCTTTTCTGGGTCACCTAGTATCTACTAAGGATATTGAAGTTGACCCTGATAAGGTGAAGTCCATAGTAGACTAGGAGAGACCCAAGAGTGTAGCAGATATTTGCAGCTTCCTGGGTCTAGCTGGTTACTACAAGAGGTtcattaaaaaattttcaaggATTTCATCCCCTATGACTTGACTGACCcggaagggagtgaagttcgagtggtttGATGActgtgaaaagagcttccaggAACTAAAGTAGCGTTTGGTTTCGGCTCCGGTACTCACCATTCCAAATGATGCTGGAGGGATTGTAGTCTATAGTGATGCTTCAAAGATGGGCCTCGGCTGTGTTCTTATGCAGGATGGAAAAGTggtagcctatgcttctcgtcagttgaaggattatgagaagaattacccaacTCACGACCTAGAGCTGGCGGTTGTGGTCTTTgctctgaagatctggagacactacttgtatggagagaagagtgagatctacaaCGACCATAAAAGtcttaagtacttcttcacccagaaggaacttaacatgagatagaggcgatggttggagctCATGAAAGAAtatgattgcaccatccacTACCATCCTGGTAAGGCAAACGTTGTGGCAGATGCTCTTAGTTGAAAGTCTCAAACCTTATCCATTGTGTCCTTGGCTGTCAGTAAGGAACTCATTGAGGAGGCCAGAAGGATGGATCTGGAGTTACTAGTGGAGGGGGTTACCCTATCTCTAGTAGCCCTATcggtgcagtcaaccttggtgGAAAGGATTCAGTCTGCCCAGGCCTCCGATGAATGCTTCCAGGAGATCATTGAAGCTATTGAGGGTGATACACAGCAAGATCTGGATTTCATGTTGACTGAGAGTGGTGTCCTCATGTTCACGGATCAGCTATGTGTTCCTAAGGATGATCAGCTAAGGAAGGAAGTATTGTTAGAATCCCACAATTCTCCTTATTTGATCCACCCTGGTAGTACTAAGATGTACAAAGACTGGAAGGAACACTACTGgcggagtggaatgaagagggatgtagctgaatttGTGGCTAGGTGTCTCATTTGTCAGCAAGTGAAGGCAGAAAGACAGTGGCCCCATGGCCTTTTGCAGTCACTGCCCATgccagaatggaagtgggaacatgttaccatggacttcgtcactgGGCTGCCCTGTACACCCAGGAGTGTTGATGCCCCATGGGTTATTGTGGATGGGTTGACGAAGATagctcatttcatcccaatcaaggtcACCTATTCGATGGATAAGCTGGCttgcttgtacattgataatgtaaTTCGCCTGCACGGAGTTCCAGTTAGCATCATCTTAGATCGGGACCCTAGGTTCACATCCAAGTTCTAGGGTGGATTCCAGAGAGCTATGGGTACCTTGTCGAGttttagcactgccttccatcTACATATGGATGGGCAGTCGAAAAAGATAATACAGACATTGAAAgacatgctctgagcctgtgccattgatatACTGGGTaactgggatgagcacatctcgcttatcgaatttgcttacaataatagttaccaaTCTACTATCGATATGGCACACCATTTAAatctcagtatgggaagaagtgccaGACTCTGTTGTACTGGGACAAGGTAGGTGAGCGACGCAACCTTGGGCTGGAATTGATTCAAGTAAgttgtgagaaggtggacttgatccaTGAACGAATCAAGGCTGCCTAGTTTAGGCAAAAAGGCTATGCAGACCAAAGACAGAAGGATCTAGAGTTCTCCCTCGGTGATAAGGTATTTCTCAAGGTGTCACCTACCAAGGGTGTGATGCGGTTCatcaagaagggcaagctaagcccgaGATTCATTGGGCCTTATGAAATCCTTGCGAAGGTCGGACCAGTGGCTTACCGGTTTGGActcccaccatctttggatggtGTGTATGACGTCTTTCATGTGTCCATGTTACAAAAGTACGTGCATGACCCGAACCATGTAATATCTCAAGAACCACCGGAGTTGACAGCAGATATGTCTTATAAGGAACAGCCCGAGAAGATTCTGTACAGCAAGGTGGTGAATCTTTGCAATCGACCTATTCACTACGTGAAGGTGAAATGGTGCAACCACCCGGAGgaagaagcatcatgggaagccAAAGTGGAAATGCGAACGAAGTAtccttcccttggattcttacaaggtacaccaaattttggggacaaaatttcttgtaaggtggggggaatgttataTCCGCACCCAGGTCtgctatttatttataatttctctcccttgtgacgtgtagatactaCTGCCGTGTATGCCAGAGAATTGTTCTCACTGGTGATCAAGCccagctacaagatcattgaccaattCACGGGCCTATTTATTAAAAAGAGGTTTCTCAACCGATAGTGGGGGAGATCTGTCGATGGTGACTTCGCcgaccatcctcctagcaccAACCCCCAGAGTGAAGAGTACCGAAAGACATTTCCTATGTCTCCACACTTAGACACCTCACTCAaagatgagcttagcatcgtaGTCGGGAAACTCTTCAAGATCACGAAGGATACGTCGTAACGGTCGAGGAGTAAGATACTACCCTAAAGTATGTTAGTGTACCCTCCCCTCTATgcccttgaagtgtgggccaaagcccaacaactttttttgtgtttctgcCCTTACAGCAGCAATGAAGTCACGgacggactcacaagactggttTAGTCCGTGGATCCGTCTGTGTTGTTTCAAGCTTTTAAatgttttccttgtgtggggcCTACACCCCGTGCCCCGAACATTATACCTGAGCCCCtagacatggtggaccccacccttggtcATTTAGATGAGTTTTGTTCTAAGTGCCctaagccaaacaggccctaagtagGCCACTTGCTATAAATACATAGCTCAGCCATTCATTGGCTCTTTCACTTCTCCTACCAACCAAACCGTTGAAGGTTGGAGAGCATTAAAGGAAGGAGGAAGTGATTGGAGGAGGCTGGGGTGGACTTCATCCATTGGCTCATTTGCTTAGGTGAGTGTCTttccccttctccctctctttccatttcaaatggGAGAATCCCCCTCCTGGATCGGTTCTAGCTTAGGGTttccttttggaaacccaatattATCCTTTGGCCCCCTAAATGGAAATCTACCTGTTCCTTAATGTCATTCATGACCTTAGTAACCTGAGCTGCTGTTCCAAGCTCTAAGACTTCAACCTAGGGATGGAGGAATCCTAGAAATGATTCCAAACTCCATGAACCCTCTAAGGCCCATGGATTGATTGGGTACTGTTAACCCTACAAGGCTTGGGATCCtcctccctaaccctaggaaccATGTAGTCTCAAGGATGGGAGGCTGGAGgtgaaaatccttcaaaatctcCGATAGAGACTCAATGGATCCATGGACAGATCCAACATTGTGGTTCTATCCATAGATCTATTTTGTAAAATCTGTTGACTAGCTGGGATGGAGCCAGGAATGGATTCACCTAGTGGTTTCATCTGTGGTTTCGTTCCCTCTctggtgtgtctcagggttcgaacggatgcacaaACGGATTCACCTAGAGGTTCCATCTGTGAATCTATCCCTCCTATTTTCACTGTATGTCTGGGCGGAGCTAGGAACGGATTCATTTGATTGCCTCCATCCCTGCATCCATCCATGCTGTCTTAACTGAAACCTTAAATTAACTGTTGGGACCcatcatgggacccacctatactctAACACTATTCTCATGCATCCCCAGATTTTATAACCTGCACAGGGGAATGCATACCGGGGTAAATCCTAATAAACACTCCAAGCTACAATCGAACAATTGGTGAGTaagttttgggtgatgtttgggcttgtttaATATAAATTATACAATTTCTATGATACTTGCATCATTTATGAACATGCTGCATTCTTGCATATAAAATATCTTGGTTACGAAATGATGCAATGTGGTTATGTGTACTTTACATTATTGAATCGGGTTAtggtgccggtgccggaaccccatAAATGTTTATAAGATTTATTGAATGCCTTCCTGCCTTGTATGCactgtgccgtgctggtaccagggtactagatggaattggACGTTAAtgtacccggaatacctctcgggacgataggacttgcatgtagtatatctacggctaggattcacttccctatgctacgacccttaccaataggtgtttaggtgttgggtgatcggggctccttgttgcctgtgggggagagaggtcaGGTCAGGGATGACTATTGATCATCGGGGTCcgccactgggtggtcttggtggcttcgatcgacgtaggctccctggtgataataaaggtttcattgtggcgataagttaagtgagtcacagtgtctcccgagttatcatagtagcatataccccaacttagactgtgtgttaggtgaaaaatctattaacattatattcatcatggactatgtgtgattgtgtgtttgtgcattccccttcccctcactggttcagtggagctaaccccctgtgtacacattcttttagattttgatgcagatggtgatTACCTGGCTGGTCTCGAGGCCAGTCAGCTAATTATGATGGTATCGGCATGGAGGAACCCGATGGTGTATCGGAGGAACAAGGCGATGGATGCCCCtatgacgattgtgcctacgggccttgttgatgttggggattgtcccctcttttgattcttttggggctttgtgcccgtTATGAACATTTACTTGTaatactttatattcttttgagtagttacatcATGGTCAGCCGACAAATAGTGTTAAACTTTATttgtatcacctagccagcAGAACATATAGTAACTGCTATCTAATCGCTTTCGCTTGTAATTACTCTGTCTTCAATGGAATTTCACTTCCTTTTCCgtaaattataattaatatgtTTGACCTTGTCTGTTGactatggattgggacactgtgtcagtgatcctgatAGTGAAaggggatgacacgtgtcatcctagtcaccccttgatTGTGCTTTATTCCTATCTAGCAATGGGGGTGTGATAGTCAGCCTATGCCACTAATGGGGCCAAAAGATGGAGATGATCTTCACTTTGATTGCTTGCACCGACGAGCAAAAGATCACATGTGCTAGCTACAAACTAGAGagtgaagccgaagcttggtggagaTCAACCTGACCTATCCTTGTTCCTACCCATCCCAATCTCTCTTGGGAACAATTCAAGGCGGCCTTTAATGAAAATTACTATCCCAAGAACT from Telopea speciosissima isolate NSW1024214 ecotype Mountain lineage unplaced genomic scaffold, Tspe_v1 Tspe_v1.0023, whole genome shotgun sequence encodes the following:
- the LOC122647321 gene encoding uncharacterized protein LOC122647321 → MRFIKKGKLSPRFIGPYEILAKVGPVAYRFGLPPSLDGVYDVFHVSMLQKYVHDPNHVISQEPPELTADMSYKEQPEKILYSKVVNLCNRPIHYVKVKWCNHPEEEASWEAKVEMRTKYPSLGFLQ